From Oscillospiraceae bacterium, a single genomic window includes:
- the pgeF gene encoding peptidoglycan editing factor PgeF, which translates to MRLIDFTQTRPIIAGAIKRLPGDRIAPAVDVLAAYTQGIQDWGLLPQNFIIAKQVHGSDVRVVVRGDGGIVDTVITQQLECDGLVTREIGLGVGIVTADCLPVLFFDEDATVVAAAHAGWRGLADSVLAATVKDMGVLPEKLHAYIGAAICQNCFEVGPEVAAAFAEKHYIKGGRDDRLHIDLKGIATEQLQAQGVKYITVSPDCTCCLPGVYWSHRKHSWQRGNQLTFICLSS; encoded by the coding sequence ATGCGACTCATAGACTTTACCCAAACCAGACCCATAATCGCCGGCGCTATTAAACGCCTGCCGGGCGATCGCATCGCGCCGGCTGTTGACGTGCTGGCCGCTTACACGCAGGGCATTCAAGACTGGGGGCTGCTACCTCAAAACTTTATCATCGCCAAGCAGGTACATGGCAGCGATGTTCGTGTAGTCGTGCGTGGCGACGGCGGCATTGTTGATACAGTTATCACGCAACAGCTGGAATGTGATGGTTTGGTAACGCGTGAAATTGGCCTGGGCGTGGGTATTGTCACTGCCGATTGCCTGCCTGTGTTATTCTTTGACGAGGATGCAACTGTCGTTGCCGCTGCACACGCAGGTTGGCGTGGGCTAGCAGATAGTGTCCTTGCCGCGACGGTCAAGGACATGGGTGTGCTACCCGAGAAACTGCACGCATACATAGGTGCGGCGATTTGTCAAAACTGTTTTGAGGTTGGCCCCGAAGTGGCGGCAGCTTTTGCCGAGAAACACTATATTAAAGGTGGGCGAGATGACCGGTTGCATATTGACCTGAAAGGTATCGCAACGGAGCAGCTGCAAGCGCAGGGTGTAAAGTATATTACAGTATCACCTGACTGCACTTGTTGCTTGCCCGGCGTCTATTGGTCGCATCGAAAACACAGTTGGCAGCGCGGCAATCAATTGACGTTTATTTGCCTTTCGTCTTGA